In Microbacterium enclense, one genomic interval encodes:
- a CDS encoding cation diffusion facilitator family transporter has protein sequence MSPETARFGRTELPERQAHVLRRAIRLEWITLAFLVVTATLVFLVLGNSQAMKAAWIEDLLSFIPPIAFLIAVRLARRRPTVRHPYGFHRSVAVGHLVAAVALTAMGAFLIIDSGIGLVTGEHPTIGTVNLFGATIWLGWLMVAVMAVTAVPPVIVGRMKLGLARELHDKVLYADADMNKADWMTSVGTIVGVLGIGIGWWWMDAAAAIFIAGSIVHDGVSNLRAAVIDLMDARATTFDDAHPHPLVDRVDQYLAGLPWVAAAGSRVRDEGHVFHIEAFVVPRRRRVALLDVESARDGCVALDGKIQDVVVVPVPELPDVVDAITPRGSAA, from the coding sequence ATGAGTCCTGAGACCGCGCGCTTCGGCCGCACCGAGCTGCCCGAGCGTCAGGCACACGTGCTCCGTCGCGCGATCCGCCTGGAGTGGATCACCCTCGCGTTCCTCGTGGTGACCGCGACCCTCGTGTTCCTCGTGCTCGGCAACTCCCAGGCGATGAAGGCCGCGTGGATCGAGGACCTGCTGTCGTTCATCCCGCCGATCGCGTTCCTCATCGCGGTCCGCCTCGCCCGCCGCCGCCCGACCGTGCGTCACCCCTACGGGTTCCACCGTTCGGTCGCGGTCGGACACCTCGTCGCCGCTGTCGCCCTCACCGCGATGGGGGCGTTCTTGATCATCGATTCCGGCATCGGCCTGGTGACGGGTGAGCACCCCACGATCGGCACCGTGAATCTCTTCGGGGCGACCATCTGGCTGGGCTGGCTGATGGTCGCCGTGATGGCGGTCACGGCGGTCCCCCCGGTGATCGTGGGACGCATGAAGCTCGGCCTCGCGCGCGAGCTGCACGACAAGGTGCTCTACGCCGACGCCGACATGAACAAGGCCGACTGGATGACGTCGGTCGGCACGATCGTGGGTGTGCTCGGCATCGGGATCGGATGGTGGTGGATGGATGCCGCTGCGGCGATCTTCATCGCGGGCAGCATCGTGCACGACGGGGTGAGCAACCTGCGCGCCGCCGTGATCGACCTCATGGACGCCCGCGCGACGACCTTCGACGACGCCCACCCGCATCCCCTCGTCGACCGGGTGGACCAGTACCTCGCGGGTCTGCCCTGGGTCGCCGCGGCGGGGAGTCGCGTGCGCGACGAGGGTCACGTCTTCCACATCGAGGCGTTCGTCGTCCCCCGCCGGCGCAGAGTCGCGCTGCTCGACGTCGAGAGCGCCCGGGATGGCTGCGTCGCGCTCGACGGGAAGATCCAGGACGTCGTCGTCGTCCCCGTCCCCGAGCTCCCCGACGTCGTCGACGCGATCACTCCCCGAGGATCAGCCGCCTGA
- a CDS encoding DNA topoisomerase IB: protein MPRLIRVRPYEDPGYRRVRSGSGYRFVDHTGAAVPEGDAERARGLVIPPAWREVWIAKEPNAHIQAVGTDEAGRRQYTYHADWSKRQDKGKFARALQLAEALPRARARVTQSLRRSDIDRERVLAVSFRFLDLVAPRVGNARYFVTNGSRGLTTLQRRDATVEGDLIRLSFPAKSGKRADLRVHDAELASLVEELALGRSRAALLSYRRGRRRVPLTPGDVNAYVRSLTGGPFSAKDFRTLRGTILAAESLATVGAVGGKNERKKAEVAAVRATAEALGNTPAVARSSYIDPRVFSLYRKGRTMELGGSKDAAIRRLILGE from the coding sequence ATGCCGCGTCTCATCCGCGTTCGCCCCTACGAAGACCCGGGCTATCGCCGCGTGCGGTCGGGATCGGGCTACCGCTTCGTCGATCACACCGGGGCCGCGGTTCCCGAAGGTGACGCGGAACGGGCGCGGGGTCTGGTGATCCCGCCCGCGTGGCGCGAGGTGTGGATCGCGAAGGAGCCCAACGCGCACATCCAGGCGGTGGGCACGGACGAAGCCGGTCGTCGGCAGTACACGTATCACGCCGACTGGTCGAAGAGGCAGGACAAGGGCAAGTTCGCGCGCGCCCTGCAGCTCGCCGAGGCGCTGCCGCGGGCCCGCGCCCGGGTCACGCAGTCGCTGCGTCGCAGCGACATCGACCGCGAGCGGGTGCTGGCGGTGTCGTTCCGCTTCCTCGACCTCGTGGCGCCCCGCGTGGGCAATGCGCGGTACTTCGTCACGAACGGCAGTCGAGGTCTCACGACCCTCCAGCGGCGCGACGCGACGGTCGAGGGCGACCTCATCCGCCTGTCTTTCCCGGCGAAGAGCGGCAAGCGCGCCGACCTGCGCGTGCACGATGCCGAGTTGGCATCCCTCGTCGAAGAGCTCGCCCTCGGGCGTTCGCGTGCCGCTCTGCTCAGCTACAGACGCGGCCGTCGGCGCGTGCCGCTGACGCCCGGCGACGTGAACGCCTACGTCCGCTCGCTCACCGGCGGGCCGTTCAGCGCGAAAGACTTCCGGACCCTCCGCGGGACGATCCTCGCGGCCGAGTCGCTCGCCACCGTCGGCGCTGTCGGCGGCAAGAACGAGCGCAAGAAGGCCGAGGTGGCCGCGGTGCGCGCGACCGCCGAGGCGCTCGGCAACACTCCGGCCGTCGCGCGCTCGAGCTACATCGACCCCCGCGTGTTCTCGCTCTATCGCAAGGGCCGCACGATGGAGTTGGGCGGATCGAAGGATGCCGCGATCAGGCGGCTGATCCTCGGGGAGTGA
- a CDS encoding Rho termination factor N-terminal domain-containing protein encodes MPQGRGSNSLKDPELYEELRKQGDSKEEAARISNAAAAQGRGAVGEKGGHAENYEDRTVDELKKRAKELGITGYSGKKKAELIDLLRNH; translated from the coding sequence ATGCCCCAGGGGCGAGGATCCAACAGTCTGAAAGACCCGGAACTCTACGAGGAATTGCGCAAACAGGGCGACTCGAAGGAGGAGGCCGCGCGCATCTCGAACGCGGCCGCCGCGCAAGGGCGCGGCGCGGTCGGGGAGAAGGGCGGCCACGCCGAGAACTACGAAGACCGCACCGTCGACGAGTTGAAGAAGCGCGCGAAGGAGCTCGGTATCACCGGCTACTCGGGCAAGAAGAAGGCGGAGCTGATCGACCTGCTCCGCAACCACTGA
- a CDS encoding DUF4097 family beta strand repeat-containing protein: protein MEKWIVHPGETRVIDLESLREVKIGLVGGQVDVIAHDEPTARIEVHGVTVKDLRIEMVDGRVEIDHPQLRWDNFLEVFRNFGAGGPKAEVSVAVPRAVALTLGVVSASALVSGLRTDAKLNTVSGDIMVDGLVGDVNVNAVSGDVQVRELEGALSANSVSGDITVTGEVTKASIDTVSGAMLVDATGPVQAIALNSVNGAATIRLDRGLPATYVSRSVSGRVQIDGHVRSGSGPTSYNGSTGTLAGSFVDVRANTVSGEITVLRRGISGLRPEELATEEEW, encoded by the coding sequence ATGGAGAAATGGATCGTCCACCCCGGCGAAACGCGGGTCATCGACCTGGAGTCGCTGCGCGAGGTCAAGATCGGCCTCGTCGGAGGTCAGGTCGACGTCATCGCCCACGACGAGCCGACCGCGCGCATCGAGGTCCACGGCGTGACCGTCAAAGACCTGCGCATCGAGATGGTCGACGGCCGCGTCGAGATCGACCACCCCCAGCTGCGGTGGGACAACTTCCTCGAGGTGTTCCGCAACTTCGGCGCCGGCGGCCCCAAGGCCGAGGTGAGCGTCGCCGTGCCCCGCGCGGTGGCCCTGACCCTGGGCGTCGTGAGCGCGAGCGCACTCGTGTCGGGTCTGCGCACCGACGCCAAGCTCAACACCGTGTCGGGCGACATCATGGTCGACGGTCTCGTGGGCGACGTCAACGTCAACGCCGTCTCGGGTGACGTGCAGGTGCGCGAGCTCGAGGGCGCCCTCAGCGCGAACAGCGTCTCCGGCGACATCACCGTCACCGGAGAGGTGACGAAAGCCTCGATCGACACCGTCTCGGGGGCGATGCTCGTCGACGCGACGGGCCCCGTCCAGGCGATCGCGCTGAACTCGGTCAACGGCGCCGCCACGATCCGTCTCGACCGCGGCCTTCCCGCCACCTACGTCTCCCGCTCGGTGAGCGGCCGGGTGCAGATCGACGGACACGTGCGCTCGGGGTCGGGCCCGACGAGCTACAACGGGTCGACGGGAACTCTCGCCGGATCGTTCGTCGATGTGCGCGCCAACACCGTCTCGGGCGAGATCACCGTGCTCCGCCGCGGCATCTCCGGCCTGCGCCCCGAAGAACTCGCGACCGAAGAGGAGTGGTGA
- a CDS encoding PadR family transcriptional regulator produces MSPVFSHGGLRLYILSLLDESPRHGYDLMQALSDRTGGTYSPSAGTIYPRLAKLEDEGLVTKTVDGRKTVYEITDAGRAEVASRTGDLEGIQADLADSVRLIADEVRGSVRDAMRSLRADLAAASREEREQAAAAPPDDARSRTREQLHRADAAITEFRGRVRSELRSHVARGGELAASGVDEIEAALRQASDAVARAMRG; encoded by the coding sequence ATGAGCCCCGTCTTCTCCCACGGCGGTCTGCGCCTGTACATCCTGAGCCTGCTCGACGAGTCGCCTCGCCACGGGTACGACCTCATGCAGGCCCTGTCCGACCGCACCGGTGGCACGTATTCCCCGTCCGCCGGGACGATCTATCCCCGCCTCGCCAAGCTCGAGGACGAGGGCCTGGTCACCAAGACCGTCGACGGCCGCAAGACCGTGTACGAGATCACGGATGCCGGACGCGCCGAGGTCGCCTCGCGCACCGGGGATCTCGAAGGCATCCAGGCCGACCTCGCCGACAGCGTGCGCCTGATCGCCGACGAGGTACGCGGCAGCGTGCGGGATGCCATGCGGAGCCTGCGCGCCGACCTCGCCGCCGCATCGCGCGAGGAGCGTGAGCAGGCCGCGGCGGCGCCGCCCGATGACGCACGATCGCGCACGCGCGAACAGCTGCACCGCGCGGACGCCGCCATCACCGAATTCCGCGGTCGCGTGCGCTCCGAGCTCCGCTCGCACGTCGCCCGGGGCGGGGAGCTCGCGGCATCCGGAGTCGACGAGATCGAGGCGGCGCTGCGCCAGGCCTCCGACGCCGTCGCCCGAGCCATGCGCGGCTGA
- a CDS encoding universal stress protein, with protein MSDHEAQAVASGVVIAGVVPGQSPRVITEAARYAALSGVELIVAHVDTTRFVAFEDPDGYVNAATLDVAGEVARAALAEVESAAAVALAGHRVTWSVRQLIGDPALSLIQLADDVGASLLVVGTRKRGLGESLREFLTGSVAARLSHRQRRPVLVVPLGEPVGAHEELPWE; from the coding sequence ATGAGTGATCACGAAGCGCAGGCAGTGGCATCCGGAGTCGTCATCGCGGGCGTGGTCCCCGGGCAGTCGCCGCGGGTGATCACCGAGGCGGCGCGGTACGCCGCGCTCTCGGGCGTCGAACTCATCGTGGCCCACGTCGACACCACGCGGTTCGTCGCCTTCGAGGACCCCGACGGGTACGTGAACGCGGCGACGCTCGATGTGGCGGGCGAGGTCGCCCGCGCCGCGCTGGCGGAGGTCGAGAGCGCCGCGGCCGTCGCGTTGGCCGGCCACCGCGTGACGTGGAGCGTGCGCCAGCTCATCGGCGACCCGGCGCTCTCGCTCATCCAGCTCGCGGACGACGTCGGCGCGTCGCTCCTGGTGGTCGGCACGCGCAAGCGGGGGCTGGGGGAGTCGTTGCGCGAGTTCCTGACCGGCTCGGTCGCCGCTCGGCTCTCCCACCGGCAGCGCCGGCCGGTGCTGGTCGTTCCGCTGGGAGAGCCGGTCGGTGCTCACGAGGAGCTGCCCTGGGAGTAG
- a CDS encoding DUF3073 domain-containing protein, which yields MGRGRQKAKHTKIARELKYDTYSVNYAALERELGAPEPGDDAYVDKWADQYNDEYEDEKA from the coding sequence ATGGGGCGTGGCCGTCAGAAGGCGAAGCACACCAAGATCGCCCGTGAGCTGAAGTACGACACCTATTCGGTGAACTACGCAGCGCTCGAGCGCGAACTCGGCGCACCCGAACCGGGTGACGACGCGTACGTCGACAAGTGGGCAGACCAGTACAACGACGAGTACGAGGACGAGAAGGCCTGA
- a CDS encoding MFS transporter: MSPRRAGTVALAAAAIVLLALTLRIAVASLSPLLVVIERDFELPAAIVGLIGMAPPVAFAVSGFVTPAIERRVGLERTVLVAATLAATMLALRAAAVDAITLLAATAGIFAAVGVANVLLPAVVKKYFPARIGLMTTTYTTTMAIATFTPPLVAVPLADSVGWRGSFTLWAAVAVVAVVPWVAMSLRARAARADIIERPKTSVLSRVVRVPQTWALAVTFAVNSSVAYGLFAWLPPLVMGVAGVDAAEAGGLLALFSFMGLPVSLVVPLLVARARSVAPFYVVAVASGLAGVAGLLFAPTIATTLWVVLIGIPPLLFPMALVLFGLRTRSHDTAVALSGFVQSVGYGLAALMPLAIGVTHEVTGGWTAGLVLLGVVVACAIPAGVVVARSETIEDAWERRTGAAW, from the coding sequence TTGAGTCCACGCCGCGCGGGGACCGTCGCGCTGGCCGCGGCAGCCATCGTGCTGCTCGCGTTGACCCTGCGCATCGCGGTCGCGTCGCTCTCGCCGTTGCTGGTGGTCATCGAGCGCGACTTCGAGCTGCCGGCCGCGATCGTCGGCCTGATCGGCATGGCGCCGCCCGTGGCGTTCGCCGTCTCGGGGTTCGTCACCCCGGCGATCGAGAGGCGGGTCGGGCTCGAGCGCACCGTCCTCGTGGCCGCGACCCTCGCCGCCACCATGCTGGCCCTGCGGGCGGCGGCGGTGGATGCCATCACCCTCCTCGCCGCGACCGCGGGGATCTTCGCGGCGGTCGGGGTGGCCAACGTTCTCCTGCCCGCGGTGGTGAAGAAGTACTTCCCCGCGCGTATCGGCCTGATGACCACGACGTACACGACGACGATGGCCATCGCGACGTTCACCCCGCCCCTGGTGGCGGTTCCCCTTGCCGACAGCGTCGGGTGGCGCGGTTCCTTCACGCTGTGGGCCGCCGTGGCCGTGGTCGCGGTGGTGCCCTGGGTCGCCATGAGCCTCCGGGCCCGCGCTGCGCGCGCTGACATCATCGAGCGGCCGAAGACGTCCGTGCTGTCGCGGGTCGTGCGGGTGCCCCAGACATGGGCGCTGGCCGTCACGTTCGCGGTGAACTCTTCGGTCGCCTACGGGCTTTTCGCGTGGCTCCCGCCCCTGGTGATGGGAGTCGCGGGTGTGGATGCGGCCGAGGCCGGCGGACTGCTCGCCCTGTTCTCGTTCATGGGGCTGCCGGTGTCGCTCGTCGTGCCGCTGCTCGTGGCGCGTGCGCGCAGCGTCGCGCCGTTCTACGTCGTCGCTGTCGCGAGCGGGCTGGCCGGGGTGGCGGGTCTGCTCTTCGCCCCCACGATCGCGACGACGCTGTGGGTGGTGCTCATCGGCATCCCGCCCCTGCTGTTCCCGATGGCGCTCGTGCTGTTCGGACTGCGGACGCGGTCGCACGATACCGCGGTCGCGCTCAGCGGCTTCGTGCAGAGCGTCGGTTACGGACTCGCCGCGCTGATGCCGCTGGCCATCGGCGTCACCCATGAGGTGACGGGCGGCTGGACGGCAGGCCTCGTGCTGCTCGGGGTCGTCGTCGCGTGCGCGATCCCCGCGGGAGTCGTCGTCGCGCGGTCGGAGACCATCGAGGATGCCTGGGAACGCCGCACCGGCGCCGCCTGGTGA
- the purF gene encoding amidophosphoribosyltransferase: protein MCGIVGMAGQGPVNQEIYDALLLLQHRGQDSTGIATAEASGVFHIHKARGQVREAFRTRDMRALLGDIGLGHVRYATKGTASNEEEAQPFYVNAPYGIVLVHNGNLTNTRELTTELFHKDRRHLNTSSDTELLVNILGSELQSEITGPDLDPAQVFRAVARVHERVEGSYASIALIAGYGLLAFRDPFGIRPLILGKRPAAQVPGGEPRDEWVVASESLVLENAGFEVVRDLDPGEAVFITLDGTLHAQQCATETMLAPCSFEYVYLARPDSVMNGVSVYETRLRMGERLADTVAKYTPAGSIDVVMPIPDSARPAAMQVARKLGIEYREGFYKNRYVGRTFIMPGQAVRKKSVRQKLNAMSTEFQGKNVLLVDDSIVRGTTSREIIQMARDAGAKSVTFASAAPPVRYPHVYGINMPSRHELVAHGRTIPEIAEELGCDYLVYQEVDDLKAAIMEGTDLVDLDMSCFDGRYVTGTVSEEYLAWVEGSQES, encoded by the coding sequence ATGTGCGGCATCGTCGGCATGGCCGGGCAGGGCCCGGTCAACCAGGAGATCTACGACGCGCTCCTCCTTCTCCAGCACCGGGGACAGGACTCCACGGGCATCGCCACCGCCGAGGCGAGCGGCGTCTTCCACATCCACAAGGCCCGCGGCCAGGTGCGGGAAGCGTTCCGCACGCGCGACATGCGCGCGCTGCTCGGCGACATCGGCCTCGGGCACGTGCGCTACGCGACGAAGGGCACCGCGTCGAACGAAGAAGAGGCGCAGCCCTTCTACGTCAACGCGCCGTACGGCATCGTGCTCGTGCACAACGGCAATCTCACCAACACGCGTGAGCTGACCACAGAGCTCTTCCACAAAGACCGTCGTCACCTCAACACCAGCAGCGACACCGAACTGCTCGTGAACATCCTCGGATCCGAGCTGCAGTCCGAGATCACCGGCCCCGACCTCGACCCCGCCCAGGTGTTCCGCGCCGTCGCGCGCGTGCATGAGCGCGTCGAGGGATCGTATGCGTCCATCGCCCTGATCGCCGGGTACGGGCTCCTCGCCTTCCGCGACCCGTTCGGCATCCGTCCCCTCATCCTCGGCAAGCGTCCCGCGGCGCAGGTGCCCGGTGGCGAGCCGCGTGACGAGTGGGTCGTGGCATCCGAGTCCCTCGTCCTCGAGAACGCCGGCTTCGAGGTCGTCCGCGACCTCGATCCCGGTGAGGCCGTGTTCATCACCCTCGACGGAACGCTCCACGCACAGCAGTGCGCCACGGAGACGATGCTCGCGCCGTGCTCGTTCGAGTACGTCTACCTCGCGCGGCCCGACTCTGTCATGAACGGCGTCTCGGTGTACGAGACGCGCCTGCGCATGGGCGAGCGCCTCGCGGACACGGTGGCGAAGTACACGCCCGCGGGCTCGATCGACGTCGTCATGCCCATCCCCGACTCCGCGCGCCCCGCCGCGATGCAGGTGGCTCGCAAGCTCGGCATCGAGTACCGCGAGGGCTTCTACAAGAACCGGTACGTCGGCCGCACGTTCATCATGCCGGGCCAGGCGGTGCGCAAGAAGAGCGTCCGCCAGAAGCTCAACGCGATGTCGACGGAGTTCCAGGGTAAGAACGTGCTGTTGGTCGACGACTCGATCGTCCGCGGCACGACGAGCCGCGAGATCATCCAGATGGCTCGGGATGCCGGGGCCAAGAGCGTCACCTTCGCGTCGGCCGCTCCTCCCGTGCGGTACCCCCACGTCTACGGCATCAACATGCCCTCGCGTCACGAGCTGGTGGCCCACGGCCGGACCATCCCCGAGATCGCCGAAGAACTCGGCTGCGATTACCTCGTCTACCAGGAGGTCGACGACCTGAAGGCCGCGATCATGGAGGGCACCGACCTGGTCGACCTCGACATGAGCTGCTTCGACGGTCGTTACGTCACGGGCACCGTGTCGGAGGAGTACCTCGCCTGGGTCGAGGGCAGCCAAGAGTCTTGA
- the purM gene encoding phosphoribosylformylglycinamidine cyclo-ligase, which translates to MASAPHENPYSAAGVDTAAGDLAVELMKSAVRRTHGPEVLGGVGGFAGLFDASALRDYAKPLLATSTDGVGTKVAIAQAIDKHDTIGEDLVGMVVDDIVVVGARPLFMTDYIACGKVVPQRIADIVAGIARGCALTGTALVGGETAEHPGLLGIDDYDVAGAATGVVEADRVLGADRVRPGDVVLALASSGLHSNGYSLVRHIITGAGIAYGSASADLGGTWGEALLEPTRLYTSPLLRLLGDDATAHGIHSLSHVTGGGIAANLARVLPQNTWVDVDRSTWSPSPVFRVLADIGGLELTATEGTWNLGIGFLAVVSPEIADAATSALTADGIATWQVGVVRDDARPEGDYEQGAKGVDGGAVRLVGTYADAGSPANGAK; encoded by the coding sequence GTGGCCTCAGCTCCCCACGAAAACCCCTATTCCGCCGCCGGCGTCGACACTGCCGCCGGAGACCTCGCCGTCGAACTGATGAAGTCGGCCGTGCGCCGCACCCACGGGCCGGAAGTCCTCGGTGGTGTGGGCGGGTTCGCCGGCCTCTTCGATGCGTCGGCGCTGCGCGACTACGCCAAGCCCCTGCTCGCGACGAGCACCGACGGCGTCGGCACGAAGGTCGCGATCGCGCAGGCGATCGACAAACACGACACGATCGGCGAAGACCTCGTCGGCATGGTCGTCGACGACATCGTCGTGGTCGGCGCGCGTCCGCTCTTCATGACCGACTACATCGCCTGCGGCAAGGTCGTGCCGCAGCGGATCGCCGACATCGTCGCGGGGATCGCGCGCGGTTGTGCCCTGACCGGCACGGCGCTCGTCGGCGGCGAGACCGCCGAGCACCCCGGCCTGCTCGGCATCGACGACTACGACGTCGCGGGAGCTGCGACCGGCGTCGTCGAGGCCGACCGCGTCCTCGGCGCCGACCGCGTCCGCCCGGGCGACGTCGTCCTCGCCCTCGCCTCGAGCGGCCTGCACTCCAACGGCTACTCGCTCGTGCGCCACATCATCACCGGCGCGGGCATCGCGTACGGCTCCGCGTCAGCCGACCTCGGCGGAACGTGGGGCGAGGCGCTGCTCGAGCCCACGCGACTGTACACCTCGCCCCTGCTGCGCCTGCTCGGCGACGACGCCACCGCCCACGGCATCCATTCGCTCAGCCACGTGACCGGCGGCGGGATCGCCGCGAACCTCGCGCGCGTGCTGCCGCAGAACACGTGGGTCGACGTCGACCGCTCGACCTGGAGCCCCTCTCCGGTGTTCCGCGTGCTGGCCGACATCGGCGGACTCGAGCTCACCGCGACCGAGGGCACGTGGAACCTCGGCATCGGCTTCCTCGCCGTCGTCTCGCCCGAGATCGCGGATGCCGCGACCTCGGCGCTCACGGCCGACGGCATCGCCACGTGGCAGGTCGGCGTCGTCCGCGACGACGCGCGCCCCGAGGGCGACTACGAACAGGGCGCGAAGGGCGTCGACGGAGGCGCCGTGCGCCTGGTCGGAACCTACGCGGATGCCGGGTCCCCGGCGAACGGAGCGAAGTAA
- a CDS encoding DUF559 domain-containing protein, whose amino-acid sequence MSSLSRDPVEFVRRGGGVLRSVRLRDEGMSWRAVATAVEEGRLLRIRRSWLALPDAPPSLREAARAGVVLSCLSAAEHLGLWVAHPRGTHVAAPPKAGRVEVVEGTRVHRSRPVVPRHPDDLVDAIENVLVLVATCVPREEALVVWESAVNKDLVSTESLARLALPGRARSVLADVQPFADSGLETLVILRLRWMKIRLLPQAFLHGHRVDLLIGERLVIQIDGAHHVGAQRTEDIRHDAVLALHGYHVIRVGYRQVIEDWPSVQFFISRAVAQGLHLARDR is encoded by the coding sequence ATGTCGTCCCTTTCGCGTGACCCCGTCGAGTTCGTCCGTCGAGGAGGCGGCGTCCTGCGCAGCGTGCGCCTTCGAGACGAGGGAATGTCCTGGCGCGCCGTGGCCACGGCTGTCGAGGAGGGGCGGCTCCTCCGGATCCGCCGCTCGTGGCTCGCACTGCCCGACGCGCCCCCGTCTCTCCGCGAGGCCGCGCGGGCGGGTGTCGTCCTCTCCTGCCTCAGCGCCGCCGAGCACCTGGGGCTGTGGGTCGCCCACCCGCGCGGCACTCACGTGGCTGCGCCGCCGAAGGCCGGCCGGGTGGAAGTCGTCGAGGGCACGCGCGTGCACCGGTCTCGTCCGGTGGTGCCGCGGCATCCGGACGATCTCGTGGATGCCATCGAGAACGTGCTGGTTCTCGTCGCGACGTGCGTGCCGCGCGAGGAAGCGCTCGTCGTGTGGGAATCGGCGGTGAACAAAGATCTCGTGTCGACGGAGTCGCTGGCACGGCTGGCCCTGCCGGGGCGGGCTCGATCGGTGCTGGCTGACGTGCAGCCTTTCGCGGATTCGGGTCTCGAGACCCTCGTGATCCTCCGCCTCCGGTGGATGAAGATCCGCCTCCTGCCGCAGGCCTTCCTGCACGGTCATCGCGTCGACCTTCTCATCGGCGAGCGGCTCGTCATCCAGATCGACGGCGCGCATCACGTGGGAGCACAACGGACGGAAGACATCCGGCACGACGCTGTGCTCGCGCTTCACGGGTATCACGTCATCCGCGTCGGGTATCGCCAGGTCATCGAAGACTGGCCGAGCGTGCAGTTCTTCATCTCACGTGCCGTCGCGCAGGGCCTCCACCTCGCGCGAGACCGATGA
- a CDS encoding zinc-binding alcohol dehydrogenase translates to MTGGQPEWVIREDAGSPVLVALYVRQVLGIRSPEELPHLRRIPPTAPAQRTDAAQAQLEREWRAYWAMTVEPQAHPSPGPLELVDDFDGLATLPIEGADALREAMTPFADDALDFAHHAHQRYSREAAARPGVSYRAYASAIAAHERVVGRRAHSFELNVQILPLTQRGVWWIGSLTVAVTDGLRGDVAAFDSAIHPIIAELA, encoded by the coding sequence ATGACGGGCGGACAACCGGAGTGGGTGATCCGCGAAGACGCGGGGTCGCCGGTGCTCGTCGCGCTGTACGTGCGTCAGGTTCTCGGCATCCGCTCACCGGAAGAGCTGCCGCACCTCCGTCGGATCCCGCCGACCGCCCCCGCACAGAGAACGGATGCCGCGCAAGCGCAGCTCGAGCGAGAGTGGCGCGCGTACTGGGCGATGACCGTCGAGCCGCAGGCACATCCCTCCCCCGGGCCCCTGGAGCTCGTCGACGACTTCGACGGGCTCGCCACGCTCCCCATCGAAGGCGCCGACGCGCTGCGCGAGGCGATGACCCCCTTCGCCGACGACGCGCTCGACTTCGCGCACCACGCGCACCAGCGGTACTCACGTGAAGCGGCCGCGCGCCCGGGGGTGTCGTATCGGGCGTACGCCAGCGCGATCGCCGCGCACGAGCGCGTGGTCGGTCGGCGCGCGCACTCGTTCGAGCTGAACGTGCAGATCCTGCCGCTGACGCAGCGCGGTGTGTGGTGGATCGGCTCACTCACCGTGGCGGTGACCGATGGCCTCCGTGGCGACGTCGCCGCGTTCGACTCCGCGATTCACCCGATCATCGCGGAGCTGGCCTGA
- a CDS encoding potassium transporter Trk — protein MAEQPDPERPSFARDDFSRDDFSRDDLSRDDIETVTVRRAPKYGVFLAAGAFVGILVALILTFAIGDAGVSPYTQVVYSQLQVFGFTALICVVVGITAGAIVALIFERVLGGRTRQVIVDHEQHGV, from the coding sequence ATGGCCGAACAGCCCGACCCCGAACGCCCCTCCTTCGCACGTGACGACTTCTCGCGTGACGACTTCTCGCGTGACGACCTGTCGCGTGACGACATCGAGACGGTCACGGTGCGTCGCGCCCCGAAGTACGGTGTCTTCCTGGCTGCGGGGGCGTTCGTGGGCATCCTGGTCGCCCTCATCCTGACGTTCGCGATCGGCGACGCCGGCGTGAGCCCCTACACGCAGGTCGTGTATTCGCAGCTCCAGGTCTTCGGCTTCACGGCGCTGATCTGCGTCGTGGTGGGCATCACCGCCGGAGCGATCGTCGCCCTGATCTTCGAGCGCGTGCTCGGAGGCCGCACGCGCCAGGTGATCGTCGATCACGAGCAGCACGGGGTCTGA
- a CDS encoding sterol carrier family protein, whose product MPPRRIETGDGRAALEAVAVGDAPRAVTATAVRYLLQLLVEKAPGNSVEMRVPPFGAVQVLEGPRHTRGTPPNVVETDAATWVAVATGRERWMDAVAAGRITASGVRADLSALLPLRP is encoded by the coding sequence ATGCCCCCACGCCGAATCGAGACCGGTGACGGCCGGGCCGCCCTCGAGGCGGTGGCCGTCGGCGACGCCCCGCGCGCGGTGACGGCGACCGCCGTGCGGTACCTGCTGCAACTGCTCGTCGAGAAGGCGCCGGGCAACTCCGTCGAGATGCGCGTCCCGCCCTTCGGGGCCGTGCAGGTGCTCGAAGGCCCCCGCCACACCCGCGGGACCCCGCCCAACGTCGTCGAGACCGACGCCGCGACCTGGGTCGCCGTCGCCACCGGTCGGGAACGGTGGATGGATGCCGTCGCCGCCGGCCGCATCACCGCGTCGGGTGTCCGGGCCGACCTGAGCGCGCTGCTGCCGCTGCGGCCGTAG